The sequence below is a genomic window from Peptococcaceae bacterium.
AACAAAAACAAGTGCCGAAATCAAGCACCTGTTTAGCCTGTCTGTTTAGCCTGTCAACAAAGTATTGTTGTCCTTTTTCGATAAAGCGCGGTCCCCTGTCCTGCATTACCCCATAATAATAGCCGGCCTGGGCCGCCAACTGAGAAATGGACGCTCCCATGGTACCCACCCCGATCACCAGTATTCTCCCCATGCCCTCGCCTCCTCGAACCTGTGGGGTCATTCGGTCAACTTCACCTTCAAAATTCAAATGCTTTATCCGCTAATCCCAGCTATCTCCTTGGCCAGTTTTTTCTTGTGTTCCAAATTGGCCTGTCGTGAAATCATAATTCGCTGGGCCTGCGGGGAACCGGCGCCATGAAGCGACTCGGTGCGATAGCCAACGGCAGCCGCACCAAGCGTCATGTTCTCGATCAGCCTGAGAATCTTAATACGCTGTTCGGTGCTGATTTCAAAAACACCCTTAAGGTACTTCTCTACATAATGGCCAATGACAGGGTTTCTAAAATCTTTTTCCGACGGCATGGTAACCATCAAGCCACCGGCAATATCTTCGGCCAACCTGGCTATCTCGTAAGGAAACCGGGTAACGTTTTGCTTGCATACATTTGCCAGCAAAAGATCGATGAGGTAGGTTCCCGACAGGGCGGGCCTTCCCTGGCAGGAACAAGCAATACCGCAGGCGTACAACGTTTCGTTGAGGTGGATCATTTCAATAATCTTATCCTTGATGTGGCTGGCTTTATTAACCCCGTTGTAGTCGGCGATAAGGGCCGCCGCTCCTATTAAAACATCGCCGACGCCCGTCTTGCATCCCCCGTAGCTTTGCCTGT
It includes:
- a CDS encoding 3-hydroxyacyl-CoA dehydrogenase NAD-binding domain-containing protein — its product is MGRILVIGVGTMGASISQLAAQAGYYYGVMQDRGPRFIEKGQQYFVDRLNRQAKQVLDFGTCFC